Proteins encoded within one genomic window of Physeter macrocephalus isolate SW-GA unplaced genomic scaffold, ASM283717v5 random_16, whole genome shotgun sequence:
- the NEDD8 gene encoding ubiquitin-like protein NEDD8 — protein MLIKVKTLTGKEIEIDIEPTDKVERIKERVEEKEGIPPQQQRLIYSGKQMNDEKTAADYKILGGSVLHLVLALRGGGGLRQ, from the exons ATGCTAATTAAAGTGAAG ACGCTGACCGGAaaggagattgagattgacattgAACCCACAGACAAG GTGGAGCGAATTAAGGAGCgtgtggaggagaaagagggaatcCCCCCACAGCAGCAGCGGCTCATCTACAGTGGTAAACAGAT GAATGATGAGAAGACAGCAGCTGATTACAAGATACTAGGTGGTTCAGTCCTCCACCTGGTATTGGCTCTGAGAGGAGGAGGTGGTCTTAGGCAGTGA